A DNA window from Mastomys coucha isolate ucsf_1 unplaced genomic scaffold, UCSF_Mcou_1 pScaffold21, whole genome shotgun sequence contains the following coding sequences:
- the Ch25h gene encoding cholesterol 25-hydroxylase gives MGCHNGSELQDLSCSSQLLLQPLWDTIRTREAFTRSPFFPVTFSIITYVGFCLPFVVLDVLYPWVPILRRYKIHPDFSPSLRQLLPCLALTLYQHLVFVFPVTLLHWARSPALLPREAPELSQLLSHVLICLLLFDTEIFAWHLLHHKVPWLYRTFHKVHHQNSSSFALATQYMSVWELLSLTFFDVLNVAMLQCHPLTIFTFHVINIWLSVEDHSGYDFPWSTHRLVPFGWYGGVAHHDMHHSQFNCNFAPYFTHWDKMLGTLRSAPLPERLHVCGECCLDSGELCTVHWNQKKKQT, from the coding sequence ATGGGCTGCCACAACGGTTCGGAGCTCCAAGACCTGAGCTGTTCCAGCCAGCTGCTCCTGCAGCCCCTCTGGGACACCATAAGGACCAGGGAGGCGTTCACGCGCTCACCCTTCTTCCCAGTCACCTTTTCTATCATCACTTACGTGGGCTTCTGCCTACCGTTCGTGGTGCTGGACGTCCTGTATCCCTGGGTGCCCATCCTGCGACGCTACAAGATCCACCCGGACTTCTCGCCTTCCCTAAGGCAGCTTCTGCCCTGCCTGGCGCTAACACTCTACCAGCACCTGGTGTTCGTGTTCCCGGTGACGCTGCTGCACTGGGCGCGCAGCCCCGCGCTCTTGCCGCGGGAGGCCCCCGAGCTCTCCCAGCTCCTGAGTCACGTCCTGATCTGCCTGCTGCTCTTCGACACTGAGATCTTCGCGTGGCACCTGCTGCACCATAAGGTGCCCTGGTTGTACCGCACCTTCCACAAGGTGCATCACCAGAACTCATCCTCCTTCGCGCTGGCGACCCAATACATGAGCGTCTGGGAGCTGCTTTCTCTGACCTTCTTCGACGTGCTGAACGTCGCGATGCTTCAGTGTCATCCACTCACCATCTTCACCTTTCACGTGATTAACATCTGGCTGTCGGTGGAAGACCACTCAGGTTACGACTTCCCGTGGTCCACTCACAGACTTGTTCCCTTTGGCTGGTATGGGGGCGTGGCTCACCACGACATGCACCACTCTCAGTTTAACTGCAACTTTGCTCCTTACTTCACACACTGGGACAAAATGCTGGGCACTCTGCGGTCCGCGCCCCTGCCAGAGCGTCTGCATGTCTGCGGTGAGTGCTGCTTGGACTCCGGAGAGCTATGCACTGTACACTGGAACCAGAAGAAGAAACAGACTTGA